One segment of candidate division TA06 bacterium DNA contains the following:
- a CDS encoding outer membrane lipoprotein-sorting protein: MKRIGFMALSVFFLCVSSVVGQTSERDAKDIVELADKKFRGETAKTEMSMTIVRPDWSREVRMKTWSRGEDYALILITYPDRDKGMTFLKRKNEIWNWLPSVERVIKIPPSMMMQSWMGSDFTNDDLVRESSIVNDYTHEIVGDSIIDGRDCYVIEATPKPEAPVVWGKVMIWITKEDYMQLRGEFYDEDDELINILEMSQIKDMGGRVIPTLMEMIPVDEEGHKTILEYRSVEFDIPIPQTFFSEQNMKRIR, translated from the coding sequence ATGAAAAGGATTGGATTTATGGCACTGAGTGTGTTCTTTCTATGTGTCTCTTCCGTGGTCGGTCAAACCTCAGAACGGGATGCAAAGGATATTGTTGAGCTGGCGGACAAGAAGTTTCGCGGTGAGACGGCGAAAACCGAGATGTCCATGACAATAGTGAGGCCTGATTGGTCGCGGGAAGTGAGGATGAAGACCTGGTCCAGAGGGGAGGACTATGCGCTTATACTGATAACCTACCCGGACCGCGATAAAGGGATGACTTTCTTAAAGAGGAAGAATGAAATATGGAATTGGCTCCCTTCGGTTGAACGTGTAATCAAGATACCGCCTTCCATGATGATGCAGTCCTGGATGGGATCTGATTTCACGAACGACGACCTGGTCAGAGAATCCTCAATAGTCAATGATTACACGCATGAGATTGTTGGTGATTCGATTATCGATGGTCGTGATTGCTATGTGATAGAAGCGACGCCGAAACCGGAAGCTCCTGTGGTCTGGGGAAAAGTGATGATTTGGATCACCAAAGAAGACTACATGCAACTCAGAGGTGAATTTTATGACGAAGACGACGAGCTTATCAACATACTCGAGATGTCGCAGATCAAAGACATGGGAGGAAGAGTGATTCCGACTCTTATGGAGATGATTCCTGTGGACGAGGAAGGGCACAAGACAATTCTTGAATATCGCTCGGTTGAGTTTGACATTCCAATTCCGCAAACGTTCTTCTCTGAGCAAAACATGAAGAGGATCAGGTAG
- a CDS encoding TetR/AcrR family transcriptional regulator, with translation MTKRRIGVIYTDGRSRLTVGMSRVKIREQMMEERTEDHRDTKVLLIGAAWELFAKNGYDATPVQAIIDKARVSKGTFYHYFSSKEEVLNAVVERMTKEGFDQIAASLQDDSVSPLERLNRFFAASWRWKLANIGVLIEVARILYRDENIIIRHKMNMRTTALVAPPLANIIAQGVEEGVFDVADPEEAAMFILHMGNSVGEMQVKSLLELEDKPENMAVMEQRITLYLKALEGILGAPKGSIEVVDKDFFEGISRAIRERQ, from the coding sequence TTGACAAAACGGAGAATCGGTGTTATATATACCGACGGTCGGTCTAGACTGACGGTCGGTATGTCCAGAGTGAAAATTCGGGAGCAAATGATGGAAGAAAGGACGGAAGACCACCGGGATACCAAGGTGCTGCTGATCGGGGCTGCTTGGGAGCTCTTTGCCAAAAACGGCTACGACGCGACTCCTGTCCAGGCGATCATCGACAAGGCCAGGGTGTCCAAGGGAACATTCTACCACTACTTCTCTTCGAAAGAGGAAGTTCTGAATGCAGTGGTTGAGCGCATGACCAAGGAAGGTTTTGATCAAATCGCGGCATCGCTGCAGGATGATTCGGTTTCGCCCCTCGAGAGGCTCAACCGATTCTTCGCCGCCTCTTGGCGTTGGAAACTTGCGAATATCGGCGTACTAATAGAAGTGGCTCGGATCCTCTACCGCGATGAGAACATAATCATTCGACATAAGATGAATATGAGGACCACGGCTCTGGTCGCACCTCCCTTGGCGAACATCATTGCCCAGGGGGTCGAGGAAGGGGTCTTCGACGTTGCTGACCCTGAAGAAGCGGCAATGTTTATCCTCCATATGGGTAACAGTGTGGGCGAGATGCAGGTTAAGTCGCTCCTGGAACTGGAGGACAAACCTGAGAACATGGCTGTGATGGAACAGCGAATCACCTTATATTTGAAGGCTCTAGAAGGAATTCTCGGTGCCCCGAAGGGGTCCATCGAAGTGGTGGACAAGGATTTCTTTGAAGGAATTTCGCGAGCAATTCGTGAACGGCAATGA
- a CDS encoding ABC transporter permease, with translation MGMYLTLAWRNIWRNKRRSWITIASIVFAVIIALFTRSMQLGSYAKMIDNVVSFYTGYVQIHSAGYWEKQTPDESFIYSDSLAWVAEQTKNTTAVTPRLESFALVSSGEHTAGAIVIGINPVSEDRITALSRKVTEGEYLTADDPGILLAEGMAKRLGVGTGDTVVLLGQGYHGVTAAGKYPVTGIVTFPSPDLNSTMSYLSLKETQFLYGAYGRVTAIAIMIDNQKHLSAVVSELKKRFDEAYEVMSWDEMLPELVQMIEADNAGGIIMLWIIYMIIGFGILGTVLMMTLERTREFGMLIAIGLKRMQLSFILFLESTMLSLIAVATGIALGIPLLVYMYYHPIVFSGRMKEVMLSYGYEPIMPFSLDPMIFCVQALAVFVVAILATIYPMVRTLRLRPVNALKTG, from the coding sequence ATGGGCATGTACTTAACATTGGCGTGGCGGAATATCTGGAGAAACAAGAGAAGGAGCTGGATTACCATAGCGTCTATCGTGTTCGCGGTAATTATTGCGCTTTTCACTCGGTCAATGCAGCTTGGCTCGTATGCGAAGATGATAGATAACGTGGTCTCTTTCTACACCGGTTACGTACAGATCCATTCAGCAGGATACTGGGAGAAGCAGACGCCAGATGAGAGTTTCATCTACTCTGATTCACTGGCATGGGTAGCTGAACAAACGAAGAACACGACCGCAGTGACTCCAAGACTGGAATCCTTCGCCCTTGTATCTTCGGGAGAGCACACGGCCGGAGCTATAGTCATCGGCATCAACCCGGTGAGTGAAGACCGGATCACGGCTCTGAGCAGAAAGGTCACCGAAGGCGAGTACCTGACAGCGGATGATCCCGGAATACTGCTGGCCGAGGGAATGGCAAAGCGGCTGGGTGTCGGCACTGGGGATACTGTCGTACTTCTAGGTCAGGGGTATCATGGGGTGACAGCCGCAGGAAAATACCCGGTAACAGGAATTGTTACTTTCCCTTCTCCAGACCTGAATTCAACCATGAGTTATCTGTCTCTTAAGGAAACGCAGTTCCTGTATGGGGCTTACGGCAGGGTGACTGCCATTGCAATAATGATAGACAATCAGAAACATCTCTCGGCGGTAGTGTCCGAACTGAAGAAAAGATTCGATGAAGCATATGAGGTGATGTCGTGGGATGAAATGCTGCCAGAGCTGGTCCAGATGATAGAAGCTGACAATGCTGGTGGGATAATCATGCTGTGGATCATATACATGATCATCGGCTTTGGTATTCTGGGAACCGTATTGATGATGACCCTGGAGCGGACACGCGAGTTTGGTATGCTCATCGCCATTGGCTTGAAGCGAATGCAGCTGTCTTTCATTCTCTTCCTCGAAAGTACAATGCTCTCGCTTATAGCCGTTGCCACAGGAATAGCGCTTGGTATTCCACTGTTGGTTTACATGTATTACCATCCTATTGTGTTTAGTGGGAGGATGAAAGAGGTTATGTTGAGTTATGGCTATGAACCCATCATGCCCTTTTCGCTGGATCCAATGATCTTCTGTGTTCAGGCATTGGCGGTGTTCGTTGTCGCAATCCTTGCCACAATCTACCCCATGGTCCGAACCCTCAGGCTGAGACCAGTGAACGCTCTGAAGACCGGATAG
- a CDS encoding GNAT family N-acetyltransferase, which yields MADENAKNEIVAVSLQEITSKNIKAILRLRVTEEQKKVYPRSNGYSIAEGHYPADDDPVWMRAIYANEIPVGFLMTSEAPAQGEYFLWRLMIDAKHQGKGYGFRAVELLVERIKASGNAKELVTSHLKNDGDAGSFYQKLGFVYTGEILEGCDHLMRMDFLRDKNPAQPQERKA from the coding sequence ATGGCAGATGAGAACGCCAAAAACGAGATTGTAGCGGTCAGTTTGCAGGAGATCACGAGCAAGAATATCAAGGCAATCCTCCGGCTTCGCGTGACCGAGGAGCAGAAGAAGGTCTATCCACGTTCCAATGGGTATTCCATCGCCGAAGGGCACTATCCTGCCGATGATGACCCCGTATGGATGCGAGCCATTTACGCGAACGAAATCCCTGTTGGGTTTCTCATGACATCAGAGGCGCCGGCTCAAGGTGAATACTTTCTATGGCGACTGATGATTGACGCGAAGCATCAGGGTAAGGGGTATGGCTTCCGGGCTGTCGAGTTGCTGGTCGAGCGCATCAAGGCTTCAGGGAATGCGAAGGAACTTGTGACCAGCCACCTCAAGAATGATGGCGACGCAGGCTCTTTCTACCAGAAACTAGGTTTCGTTTACACCGGCGAGATTCTGGAGGGTTGCGATCATCTGATGAGGATGGATTTCTTGCGGGATAAGAATCCGGCTCAACCACAAGAAAGGAAAGCCTAA
- a CDS encoding ABC transporter permease, with translation MIICAVAFGLWGGLLYMSLNLGMGEQMIESAIETRLSHVQLFKKGFYADKEINKTIPSGSELLGKIRQMQEVEAAVGRVKVTAMAASPVTGTGVMIHGVVPEDEHSVTRIHEMLTHGTYFETDKQNPAVIGAKLAEKLKTKLGAKIVLTAQALDGDITAGAFRVVGIYKTPSSVFDGSAVFVKKADIDRILGLGGRIHEIAIMARDSEGIPDFAGKLERLSPQLEVLTWGELAPELEYTKEAMSQYLYIFMIIILLSLAFGIVNIMLMAVLERVRELGVLMAVGMKHGRIFAMIVLETVLLAISGGIIGMGLGAASIAYLGRTGIDLSIVSKGLASFGASEILYPQMALAEYPKLLLLVIVVAVLSAIYPAIKAVKINPVKAIRTY, from the coding sequence GTGATCATCTGCGCCGTAGCCTTCGGGTTGTGGGGTGGGTTGTTGTACATGTCGCTCAACCTGGGCATGGGTGAGCAGATGATTGAATCAGCCATAGAAACTCGCCTCTCGCACGTACAGCTTTTCAAAAAGGGATTCTATGCTGACAAGGAGATCAATAAGACCATTCCTTCCGGCAGTGAGTTGCTCGGAAAGATTCGCCAGATGCAGGAGGTCGAAGCAGCCGTCGGCCGAGTGAAGGTAACGGCAATGGCCGCGTCTCCAGTTACAGGAACTGGCGTCATGATTCATGGGGTTGTGCCGGAAGATGAGCACAGCGTCACAAGGATCCACGAGATGCTCACCCACGGGACCTATTTTGAAACCGACAAGCAGAACCCCGCGGTCATCGGCGCCAAACTGGCAGAGAAGCTTAAGACTAAGTTAGGTGCTAAGATCGTGTTGACCGCACAGGCGCTCGACGGAGATATCACAGCGGGGGCTTTCCGCGTCGTGGGGATATACAAAACCCCATCGTCGGTCTTCGATGGAAGCGCCGTGTTCGTCAAGAAGGCAGACATCGATAGGATTCTTGGACTTGGCGGTCGGATTCACGAAATAGCGATAATGGCACGGGATTCAGAAGGTATTCCCGATTTTGCTGGGAAGCTCGAAAGGTTGTCTCCCCAATTGGAGGTATTGACATGGGGCGAGTTGGCACCTGAACTGGAATATACCAAGGAGGCGATGAGTCAGTATCTATACATATTCATGATAATCATTCTTCTTTCGCTCGCCTTCGGGATAGTCAATATCATGCTTATGGCTGTGCTCGAGCGTGTGCGTGAACTGGGTGTCTTGATGGCTGTTGGTATGAAGCATGGAAGAATTTTCGCTATGATAGTACTCGAGACCGTTCTTCTTGCCATTTCAGGTGGGATTATCGGCATGGGGCTGGGAGCGGCGTCTATAGCATATTTGGGCCGAACAGGTATTGATCTATCGATCGTTTCCAAAGGATTGGCCAGTTTTGGTGCAAGCGAGATATTGTACCCACAGATGGCCTTGGCTGAGTATCCCAAGCTTTTACTCCTGGTCATAGTTGTTGCAGTATTGTCTGCCATCTATCCGGCAATCAAGGCGGTAAAGATAAATCCAGTAAAAGCTATAAGAACCTACTAA
- a CDS encoding ABC transporter ATP-binding protein, whose protein sequence is MPVIVTEKITKIYDEHRVPVRALNGVDLGIEPGEFTAIVGPSGSGKTTLMNIIGGLDGPTSGKVFIDEHDITGMRQNALIEFRLNHIGFVFQAFNLIPVLTAKENVEFIMLLQGKPRKERTERAVELLKDVGLSEFIDRRPWELSGGQQQRVAVARALASFPSFVLADEPTANLDSTSAGNLLDIMEEMNRTRNMTFIFSTHDARVVERARRVVTLRDGEVFSDERMSKAE, encoded by the coding sequence ATGCCCGTAATAGTGACTGAGAAGATAACAAAAATATACGACGAACACAGAGTCCCGGTAAGGGCGTTGAATGGGGTCGATCTTGGCATTGAACCGGGAGAGTTCACAGCTATCGTGGGGCCATCAGGTTCAGGTAAGACGACTCTGATGAACATAATTGGCGGGCTCGATGGCCCGACATCAGGCAAAGTCTTCATCGATGAACATGATATCACCGGTATGAGACAGAACGCGCTCATAGAATTCCGGTTGAATCACATCGGTTTTGTGTTTCAGGCATTTAATCTAATCCCGGTGCTTACGGCAAAGGAGAATGTCGAATTCATAATGCTCCTGCAAGGGAAACCTAGGAAAGAGCGGACCGAAAGGGCTGTTGAGTTACTAAAAGATGTTGGGTTGAGCGAGTTCATCGACCGAAGACCTTGGGAGCTCTCTGGTGGCCAGCAGCAAAGGGTCGCAGTCGCTCGCGCACTCGCCTCTTTTCCATCGTTTGTGCTTGCGGATGAACCGACCGCAAATCTGGACAGTACCTCAGCTGGCAATTTGCTCGACATAATGGAGGAGATGAATCGTACCAGAAATATGACTTTCATATTCTCGACACATGACGCCCGTGTGGTCGAACGGGCAAGAAGAGTGGTGACACTGAGAGACGGAGAAGTATTCTCTGATGAGAGAATGTCAAAGGCTGAATAG
- a CDS encoding nucleotidyl transferase AbiEii/AbiGii toxin family protein, with protein sequence MGADGELRDRQGRLDVLIDRRDLLETAREKNLPITIIEKDYVLGWLLFGFSGVTDLVLKGGTALSKFYFPQIWRLSEDLDFVFLGTDFKKVVTVLDKVFESVHENSGINFRLKSEYSNPEYLQLKIQYDAVIGKNWAKVDVTREKPIDRVVEKELQRVYSDYPGFSTKLETVEEILAQKLRAILERQKCRDYYDVWKLLELEIDLQHVRTLFERKCEFKDIEFAGSHQFFPADILEVLRPYWERELGRLLQPLPSLETVVSELKKKLQSVMV encoded by the coding sequence ATGGGGGCTGATGGTGAACTGCGAGATCGACAAGGAAGGTTGGATGTATTGATTGATAGGAGAGATCTTCTCGAAACAGCCAGGGAGAAGAATCTGCCCATCACGATCATTGAGAAGGATTATGTCCTGGGCTGGCTGTTGTTCGGATTCTCGGGAGTCACCGATCTCGTACTCAAAGGCGGGACCGCTCTTTCGAAGTTCTACTTTCCTCAGATCTGGAGGCTGTCCGAAGACCTGGACTTCGTATTCCTTGGTACCGATTTCAAAAAGGTCGTAACTGTCCTCGACAAAGTATTCGAATCAGTCCACGAGAACAGCGGAATCAATTTCAGGCTAAAGAGCGAGTACTCCAATCCGGAATACCTGCAACTGAAGATACAATACGACGCGGTCATCGGAAAGAACTGGGCCAAGGTGGACGTAACCAGAGAGAAGCCCATTGACCGAGTTGTAGAGAAAGAACTGCAAAGAGTGTATTCAGACTATCCTGGCTTCAGCACAAAACTGGAAACAGTGGAGGAGATTCTTGCGCAAAAACTGAGAGCCATTTTGGAGAGGCAAAAGTGCAGAGACTACTACGATGTCTGGAAGCTCTTGGAGCTGGAAATAGATCTCCAGCACGTCAGGACGTTGTTTGAAAGGAAATGCGAGTTCAAAGACATAGAGTTCGCGGGATCTCACCAATTCTTCCCTGCAGACATCCTTGAGGTTCTTCGACCCTATTGGGAACGCGAACTCGGAAGATTGCTCCAACCGCTGCCCAGTCTGGAAACGGTTGTCTCGGAGTTGAAAAAGAAGCTACAGAGCGTAATGGTATGA